A part of Magnetospirillum sp. ME-1 genomic DNA contains:
- a CDS encoding toxin-antitoxin system TumE family protein: MKATLILHTKAVYDDGSIVEMRVWAVPMQVQGSGHGFKYSLFYGRDGRRIVGYDNEAGKGDHRHLDGDETAYSFSTIEQLIEDFKADVRRRRAN; encoded by the coding sequence ATGAAGGCGACCCTTATTCTCCACACCAAGGCGGTCTACGACGATGGGTCCATCGTTGAGATGAGAGTCTGGGCAGTGCCGATGCAGGTTCAAGGCAGCGGCCATGGTTTCAAGTACTCGCTGTTCTACGGTCGAGACGGAAGGCGGATCGTCGGCTACGACAACGAGGCTGGAAAGGGCGATCACCGGCATCTTGATGGCGATGAGACTGCGTACTCATTCTCCACCATTGAGCAGTTGATTGAGGATTTTAAGGCCGATGTCAGACGGCGGAGGGCAAATTGA
- a CDS encoding HVO_A0114 family putative DNA-binding protein produces MNRINVSIGNGHSDPLDDMGKRVIAAWHNAEHGKIGEPELNVTFESMEAFLRHVTPKRLEMVRFLREHPTTSVAELARQLGRDYKNVYEDVDALAAAGLIEKEGRSIRAIADEIVLKL; encoded by the coding sequence TTGAACCGGATCAATGTTTCCATCGGCAACGGGCATAGCGATCCTCTTGATGACATGGGCAAGAGAGTGATCGCGGCATGGCATAACGCCGAACATGGAAAAATCGGTGAACCCGAACTCAACGTGACATTCGAGTCTATGGAGGCTTTTCTCCGTCACGTTACGCCGAAGCGATTGGAAATGGTTCGCTTCCTTCGGGAGCACCCCACGACATCAGTTGCAGAACTCGCCCGGCAACTCGGTCGAGATTATAAAAACGTCTATGAAGATGTGGACGCCCTGGCCGCTGCGGGGTTGATCGAAAAGGAAGGTCGGTCGATCAGGGCGATTGCAGACGAGATAGTCCTGAAGCTTTAG
- a CDS encoding helix-turn-helix domain-containing protein, translating to MPPRKSAKPAIAPKPAKVAKKAGRSTRGRLDDGSANPIDVHVGARIRLRRTLLGMSQEKLGECLGLTFQQVQKYERGANRVGASRLFDLSRVLDVRVGYFFEEISSTAQAASPVEVIRGNVTKSVDVPDDDPMTRRETLELVRAYFSINDLKVRDQVLAMAKALGGAK from the coding sequence ATGCCGCCACGTAAGAGTGCCAAGCCCGCAATCGCCCCCAAGCCTGCCAAGGTCGCCAAGAAGGCTGGCCGGTCTACCAGAGGTCGCTTGGACGATGGCAGTGCCAATCCCATTGATGTTCATGTTGGTGCCCGCATTCGGCTTCGTCGGACCCTGCTTGGAATGAGCCAGGAGAAGCTTGGAGAATGCCTGGGGCTGACCTTCCAGCAGGTCCAGAAGTACGAACGTGGAGCCAATCGGGTCGGAGCATCCAGGCTGTTCGATCTATCCCGTGTTCTGGATGTCCGGGTTGGCTACTTTTTTGAGGAAATCTCTTCGACTGCCCAGGCAGCATCGCCGGTCGAGGTGATCCGTGGCAATGTCACCAAGTCAGTTGATGTCCCCGACGATGATCCGATGACACGGCGGGAAACCCTCGAATTGGTCCGAGCCTATTTCAGCATCAATGACCTCAAGGTCCGGGATCAGGTTCTGGCGATGGCAAAGGCTCTGGGCGGTGCCAAATAA
- a CDS encoding MucR family transcriptional regulator: MADDIKALTTKIVSAYLGSSTLAATEIPSLIKSVYSTLAGADNPASVPAERQQPAVSVKRSVTPDYIVCLECGDRQKMLKRHLTTGHGLTADEYRTKWALPKDYPLVAPEYAARRSEFAKAVGLGYSRTNRKPKSAT, from the coding sequence ATGGCCGATGACATCAAGGCACTGACCACCAAGATCGTTTCTGCCTACCTGGGCAGCAGCACCTTGGCTGCCACTGAAATCCCAAGCCTGATCAAGTCCGTTTATTCGACTTTAGCCGGTGCCGACAACCCCGCTTCAGTCCCGGCTGAACGGCAGCAGCCTGCCGTTTCGGTGAAACGGTCGGTGACCCCTGATTACATTGTCTGTTTGGAATGCGGTGATCGGCAGAAGATGCTCAAGCGACACCTCACGACTGGGCACGGGCTGACCGCCGACGAGTACCGGACCAAGTGGGCTTTGCCCAAGGATTATCCCCTCGTCGCTCCAGAATACGCTGCACGCAGATCGGAGTTTGCGAAGGCTGTTGGGCTGGGCTATTCCCGGACGAACCGGAAGCCAAAATCAGCCACCTGA
- a CDS encoding HU family DNA-binding protein, producing MNKSELIAAVADGANMTKADAASAIDAVFEAITAAMKSGDDVRLVGFGSFSVSARPAREGRNPQTGKTLTIAASKSAKFTAGKSLKDTINGR from the coding sequence ATGAACAAGTCCGAATTGATCGCCGCCGTTGCCGATGGTGCCAACATGACCAAGGCCGACGCGGCAAGTGCCATCGACGCTGTATTCGAAGCCATCACCGCCGCCATGAAATCGGGCGATGACGTGCGTCTTGTTGGCTTCGGGTCTTTCTCGGTTTCTGCCCGTCCTGCACGTGAAGGCAGGAATCCGCAGACTGGCAAGACCCTCACCATCGCGGCCAGCAAGTCTGCCAAATTCACCGCCGGAAAGAGCCTCAAGGACACCATCAATGGCCGATGA